In Apium graveolens cultivar Ventura chromosome 10, ASM990537v1, whole genome shotgun sequence, the following are encoded in one genomic region:
- the LOC141690258 gene encoding large ribosomal subunit protein uL1-like: MSKLQSEALREAIAQIVKEAGEKKRNFTETIELQIGLKNYDPQKDKRFSGSVKLPHIPRPKMKVCMLGDAQHVGEAEKIGLESMDVEGLKKLNKNKKLVKKLAKKYHAFLASEAVIKQIPRLLGPGLNKAGKFPTLVSHQESLESKVNETKATVKFQLKKVLCMGVAVGNLSMEEKQIFQNVQMSVNFLVSLLKKNWQNVRCLYLKSTMGKTVRIF; this comes from the exons TAAGCTGCAGAGTGAGGCATTAAGGGAAGCAATAGCGCAGATTGTTAAGGAAGCTGGTGAGAAGAAGAGGAACTTTACAGAGACGATTGAGCTCCAGATTGGTTTGAAGAATTATGACCCTCAAAAGGATAAGCGTTTCAGTGGGTCAGTTAAGTTGCCTCACATTCCGCGTCCTAAGATGAAGGTTTGCATGCTTGGTGATGCTCAGCATGTCGGAGAG GCGGAGAAAATTGGTTTGGAATCCATGGATGTTGAAGGCTTGAAGAAGCTTAATAAGAACAAGAAACTAGTGAAGAAACTTGCAAAGAAGTACCATGCTTTCTTGGCATCTGAAGCTGTCATCAAGCAAATTCCCCGTCTTTTGGGTCCAGGGCTCAACAAAGCAG GCAAGTTTCCTACACTTGTTTCACACCAGGAGTCCCTCGAGTCTAAAGTGAATGAGACCAAGGCCACTGTAAAATTCcaactgaagaaggtactttgCATGGGAGTAGCTGTTGGAAACCTCAGTATGGAGGAAAAGCAGATCTTCCAGAATGTGCAGATGAGTGTGAACTTCCTAGTTTCTCTGTTGAAGAAAAACTGGCAAAAT GTCAGATGCTTGTACCTGAAGAGCACAATGGGAAAGACTGTCCGCATCTTTTAG